The Enoplosus armatus isolate fEnoArm2 chromosome 5, fEnoArm2.hap1, whole genome shotgun sequence genome contains the following window.
TTCGATCAAGTCCCCTACTGTGTTAATACTTGTTGTGCCATTCGCACTGACCAACACTCACCTCCTCAATGTCCAAGTTTTTTCTGGATTTGTAAATAAACTCTCCAATCGCTACAAAAACTGAAAGGACTAGTCCAGCTGCCAGCACAATGAAGATTCCACCTATGTTCTCCACACCCAGAGCACTGGCCTCTTTGCTGTCCTCCTCTGGGCAGCCATTCCCTCTCCACCATTTCTCCTTCATCATGTGCAGTTTCCCTTCCTCCTGAAGCTGCAAGATGGCAATGGTGACCTTGTCTCTGTAAGGGGAGcctacagcaggaaaacagcagcaggacaaaaAACATTACTGCCATTACCAGCGACATAACCTTTGGGTTTGTTGTTTCGTAGACAGATACGGAGCATTTATTAGTTATAATTGTTACTGTGTAGTTTGTTACTTGTCTCTCTTACCAATTGGGGTTCCTACTCCATAGCCCTTTGAATCTATCAAGCCTCCAATCTGTGTGAGGTTGCAGTTACGCTGGCTGATGTACTCAATGCTGGTCGACTCCATCAGAAGAGCGTAGTCTGTGGTGAGAACCCTCTGAATCCCCTCCCGGTTGTTTTTCACCAAAGCcgtgtttttcctgctgctcATGAACGCCCACATTTTCTCGTAAGTTGAGATCTTAGATTTCTGTTGAATTAGAATCGGGATTTATGGAAGTTGAAAACAATGCATCTCGAGGGATGGAACACAGCAAACAACAGCACTGAGGTTTACACAAAGCAGATAATGTTGATACATGGTCATATGTGGTTGATACATGGTTGACGCTTGTTTCAAATGATACAGTATTCGGACACTATCTGCTGACTGGCGCAATCTTTCTGATGCACGGCAGGAGATGGGATGTGACAATGGTATACAAATCTGCCCAAGTTCATTCAATTATCTCTGCACATTCAGATAAACTGGTTACGGTGCTACAGGCAAAACAATAAATCCTTGCAATCTGTATGGAAAAACTGCCCACAGGTTTTTGTTGAGCTGCATCTAAGAGGTCTAAGAAGTTTCTAAGATACTAACCTTTAACActactctttttttccccagttccATTTTCTGCCAATCCACTAGACAGCATGTCATGTTACTGTAATGACTGATGGCTCAAGGGTAAAACTTGACAGgctaattaaaataaaaagtggtgTTCTTGTTTGCATCCCTCCCCCACTGGTGTACAGTTACTTTCCCATTTACTGTACAGTGGAAAGAAGGTTACCTTAAAAAAGGTCATGGTGGAGCCATCTCTTACAGCACCGTACTCTATTTTGGTTTGCTTGGCCAAGTCATCTGCAGAGTCGATTGGTGAGTCCATTCTCTCCACAGTGAGGAAGGCAGCCAAGTTGGCAGTGTATGAAGAGATTATGATCAACGTAAAGAACCACCATATTCCTCCAACTATCCTTGTAGAGAGGGCCTTAGGCATCAGTTCGGATCCTGTAAGATAACAAAACAAGGTACATTATGAATTCTACCAACAAATACATCATGAGACAAtgatgacagaaagaaaacagccatGACCCTGACTACCTGATTTTTTCCCAGGCACACcacaaacattattttatgtatgaaaGTGATGGTTAAAGGTGCTCTACCAAGGAAAACATCTGCCAGGTATgaaaacagcataaaaacataatacatttaaaactgcagtAAGTATACCTTGCTGCATAAGTGCTCCAACTCCAAACCAGACACTATTTATTAGAGTGAAGTTGTTTTCAACCACATCTGAGTCTGGGTTGCAGGGGTGTGGGTTGTACCACTCATAGGGAGTGAACCTGAAGGGGAAGAATGAAACAGTCACAAgtaataatgttaaaaaaaactatgatgGCAAAATAATTACATATTTAGGTCTGAGGCAACAGCTGATATTTATTCATTACCACCTGAATTTAGCCTCTTTTTCCAGCTCATGTTAATGACATAATGAAACAGGCAAAAATCATTCTCACTCAATTCTGACCAAGGACACAAAAACATTACTGTGGTCAGTTATTGCAGCAGTGTGCAATGAATCTATATGAATCTATAGGTCCTTGTTGCAGCCACTTGGCTTAAAGTGTAACCAACCATAATGAACATGTAAAGCTAATTGTAGCTGAAGTTAGAGATAAAGATTTCAATATACACTAATCCTTTGGTCCCATTCATTAGCATTTGCTTTATGtttgttatatactgtatgtaattttgTAAACCAAATCAAAGTGTTTCAAGTGGCAGCTTACCTGGCAataacaaacagcacacagctgACACCAAGACATGCCAGCAGCACATACATCCAGATATCAGGAGACAGTGGGTTGAGGAAGGAGAACACTCCTGGATTGGTGCCGTTGGGTTTGTGGTAGAGGATGCTGATCCCCAGCGTCATAAAGGGCTTGGAAAAATCTATCACCTTTTCTCTCACATACGTGATAGTGAGAGGGGCCACGGCGAGGTCAGCCACCTAgtacagaacaaaaacatcaagTAGAGCCACACTCAAAGACAGATGATACTGCTGATCACTCTGATATTCTCTCACTTATATTGATTGGTACTCACATGGTCAATGAGTTCTCGCACCATGCCGTTCCACTCCCCCTTGTCATTCTGAGCTCCATATTTGCCATCAGACACAAGCTTAACTTCATAGGAGAAGCCCAAAATGTTGGAGAGCTCTTTGAGCAAGTCCAGGCAGTAGCCCTCAAAGCGATCATTCCCGTAGAGCGGCTTATCAGATTTCTTATACATAACATAAGGATTTTCCTGTAGGTGCATTAAAGACTTCATTAGTTTTATCAAGACATTCCTGATCAAATGCTGCCTGACAATGATTTTATGATTTTTCTATTCATACCAGAATAGTTGTGACAATGAGGGTCCTGTTGGCCATTGAGTCGGTCACATTTGTGGATGAGtccttgttgttttctgttaaatTAAGGCCTGTTTGGGAGTTCCACACGCCAATCTGTAAAGAGTAAAAAATCCAAATAACCACAATGACTGGACAAAGATCCATAGTTGCCTGAGTCACCTTCACACGATCAAGGTAATAAATGcaaagaagggaaaagaaacCAGTACTaggaggcagaaaaaaatacaatggaagaacaaacagagatgagagagtgggggagggaaaaaaggaacagcacataaaacacaataaatctcATAAAACGAAATGTCCAGTACAGAAATGTTGAACATTTCTTCCCACCAGTAcctaaaacttgttttttttagtaaaaGGGGAGACATCACAGAGGGCAGCAGGTAGAGTACATTAGTAAACAGTGTCAATATTCCTTTAGTCTGCCAGGGCAGCTAAAGTACAGACCTTTTTCCACACTTTATTCAGGCGGTTGTTGCCCGCGATTGTCTTGCAGAAATAATAAAGAGAAAGCATTTTAATCACAGAGCAATAAACAGTGATGGTGAATTTTGGCTTAAAGACAAATGTGGTGGTTACAgctcttatttctttttaattttaatcttTACTTCCAACTGTGTTAACGTAAGTTGAATTTCTTTATAGTGAAGAGTCTGTCATTAATAGATAACAGGCCTGCTAATGACCTGCCAAAACTGAGAGCAGCATTGTCAATGTGATGAAAGGAACATCCAAAAACTTTTGAGTTCAAAATgacagctacagctacagctatGTGTCGAAACCGTTGTAGGCATAATTAGGACACCAGATTtcaaagatactgtatattgttttaCAGACAAGTCATCTTTCTGCAACTTTAGAAAAAAGGAGGTTACTGTGAATAGCAGTGGCCCTGTTTGTCaatctttttccttctctgttcaGCTCTGCTTGAATGTCTACAAAAACAGCCTGTACTGACAGTATAGACACGGGTCAGATAGTTCACCTTCTCCAAGCCATCTTCCTTGAGGCTGATGACATCCAAATCAAATTCTTTCCGCAGGCCGTCTGTCTTGTTTATAATTATTTGTCCCGTCAAGCCATTCCATTGTGCCTGTGgcaaagagaggacagaaaacaaaaccaatgaATCCCTCCGTTTTTTATTgtcatatacatacatgcaaagTCAAGCAGAAGcctggaaaaatgaaaacaattcttaaaaaatgaataattgatgaGTTCAACATTAAGCAAAGAACATTGACAAAGGGTAACTGCATCTTAATGGACATTTTTGCATTGGCTGGATCTTGAATGGAAATATTAAGTATCTCTGGGTATGTAACATGGTGGACGGTGATGTAAATGGAGCAGGCAGGCATGGCCACTCTCTGAGCAGAGAGCAGCGGGTGGGCAGCAGAGCTCAGACATATTTGAATGCAGTTGATAATGAAGTGAGCTCAGCTGAATAACAGTCAGGTTAAATCTCTATTATACAGGGCACAGAGAAATGAGCTGCATCTCAATTCTGCACTGACAGAGGAAGCTGAGAAGAAGCTTCTTCATGGGAAGATGGCATATCTACAAATCAATACACCTACTGTAAATTCAGTGAACGTTCTGTTCTGCCCATGGCATTTcatgatttgacatttttatggcTGTGTATCAGTGTgctgaaaatataattaaagGAGAAGTTCACCCCGAAACACAAAGTCTTCATACATCAAACCTTCTTAGAAACATGTGGAGAGCGTAGATCCAAGACtcaaccacaacaaccacatttCTACTCGAGACTGTTGCATTACATCTAAATGAGAAATGAACTAATCACACAATGATGAAAAGGCTTTAACTGTGGAAACAAAAGCATGCTGC
Protein-coding sequences here:
- the LOC139285486 gene encoding glutamate receptor ionotropic, kainate 1 isoform X1 — protein: MAKRKGLLFPLLYFMAEFWLTSQQVLRIGGIFETLENEPISVEELAFKFAVTNINRNRTLMPNTTLTYDIQRINLFDSFEASRRACDQLALGVGAVFGPSHSSSVSAVQSICNALEVPHIQTRWKHPSVDNKDSFYINLYPEYTSISRAVLDIVQYYKWKTVTVVYEDATGLIRLQELIKAPSRYSIKIKIRQLPTGSKDARPLLKEMKKGKEFYVIFDCSYQTSADVLKQILSMGMMTEYYHFFFTTLDLFALDLEPYRYSGVNMTGFRLLNIDSPQVASVVERWAMERLQAPSKAETGMMEGMMTTEAALMYDAVYMVAAASQRTSQLTVSSLQCHRHKPWRFGSRFMNMLKEAQWNGLTGQIIINKTDGLRKEFDLDVISLKEDGLEKIGVWNSQTGLNLTENNKDSSTNVTDSMANRTLIVTTILENPYVMYKKSDKPLYGNDRFEGYCLDLLKELSNILGFSYEVKLVSDGKYGAQNDKGEWNGMVRELIDHVADLAVAPLTITYVREKVIDFSKPFMTLGISILYHKPNGTNPGVFSFLNPLSPDIWMYVLLACLGVSCVLFVIARFTPYEWYNPHPCNPDSDVVENNFTLINSVWFGVGALMQQGSELMPKALSTRIVGGIWWFFTLIIISSYTANLAAFLTVERMDSPIDSADDLAKQTKIEYGAVRDGSTMTFFKKSKISTYEKMWAFMSSRKNTALVKNNREGIQRVLTTDYALLMESTSIEYISQRNCNLTQIGGLIDSKGYGVGTPIGSPYRDKVTIAILQLQEEGKLHMMKEKWWRGNGCPEEDSKEASALGVENIGGIFIVLAAGLVLSVFVAIGEFIYKSRKNLDIEEVSVGQCEWHNKY
- the LOC139285486 gene encoding glutamate receptor ionotropic, kainate 1 isoform X2, which gives rise to MAKRKGLLFPLLYFMAEFWLTSQQVLRIGGIFETLENEPISVEELAFKFAVTNINRNRTLMPNTTLTYDIQRINLFDSFEASRRACDQLALGVGAVFGPSHSSSVSAVQSICNALEVPHIQTRWKHPSVDNKDSFYINLYPEYTSISRAVLDIVQYYKWKTVTVVYEDATGLIRLQELIKAPSRYSIKIKIRQLPTGSKDARPLLKEMKKGKEFYVIFDCSYQTSADVLKQILSMGMMTEYYHFFFTTLDLFALDLEPYRYSGVNMTGFRLLNIDSPQVASVVERWAMERLQAPSKAETGMMEGMMTTEAALMYDAVYMVAAASQRTSQLTVSSLQCHRHKPWRFGSRFMNMLKEAQWNGLTGQIIINKTDGLRKEFDLDVISLKEDGLEKTIAGNNRLNKVWKKIGVWNSQTGLNLTENNKDSSTNVTDSMANRTLIVTTILENPYVMYKKSDKPLYGNDRFEGYCLDLLKELSNILGFSYEVKLVSDGKYGAQNDKGEWNGMVRELIDHVADLAVAPLTITYVREKVIDFSKPFMTLGISILYHKPNGTNPGVFSFLNPLSPDIWMYVLLACLGVSCVLFVIARFTPYEWYNPHPCNPDSDVVENNFTLINSVWFGVGALMQQGSELMPKALSTRIVGGIWWFFTLIIISSYTANLAAFLTVERMDSPIDSADDLAKQTKIEYGAVRDGSTMTFFKKSKISTYEKMWAFMSSRKNTALVKNNREGIQRVLTTDYALLMESTSIEYISQRNCNLTQIGGLIDSKGYGVGTPIGSPYRDKVTIAILQLQEEGKLHMMKEKWWRGNGCPEEDSKEASALGVENIGGIFIVLAAGLVLSVFVAIGEFIYKSRKNLDIEEVSVGQCEWHNKY